In Zerene cesonia ecotype Mississippi chromosome 18, Zerene_cesonia_1.1, whole genome shotgun sequence, the following are encoded in one genomic region:
- the LOC119834100 gene encoding organic cation transporter protein-like: MGASPETKENEVNDGSKPERVDLDDVLVNELGQFGPFQLRYMILVAIPIIMSAFMSEYIFSAAAIPHRCRVNECGEDSKLVDTFEPDWITNAIPETSSGLSSCSRFRPRNNIVNGSLDYCPATLFDQSVSVDCDAFVYARDNSVVYDFDLGCQEWLRVLAGTLNSVGTLLVLPITGYISDRFGRRVALVISVFNLALIGLIRAFSVNYNMYLALQILQTTLGAGTFSSAYVFAAELVGPKYRVLASATSSSMFAVGQVILGGVAWLIQPWRYLIMALHIPCFLIISYYWILSESIRWLLSKQRFMEARQILEKIARVNKKQISEKSMEGLLTPPLVTEKTIEANQRGLVSTIVKSPILLRRVCTTPIWWITTTFVYYGLSINSTSLSDTMYLNYILTCAIEIPGFYTAVFILDRIGRKPTLSGGFFFSAICNIAFVFIPADLNVLRLIVYLAGKFGISLVFTSLYLFTSELYPTEFRHTLLAFSSMIGRIGSITAPLTPVLMDYWHGIPSMMFGGMAIISGILVLTQPETLGTKMPDTLAEAEALGRK, from the exons ATGGGAGCTTCGCCAGAAACAAAGGAAAATGAAGTTAATGATGGGAGTAAACCAGAAAGAGTTGACCTTGATGATGTTTTGGTCAACGAATTGGGACAGTTTGGTCCCTTCCAATTGCGATACATGATCCTTGTCGCTATCCCCATCATCATGTCAGCGTTTATGAGTGAATATATATTCTCAGCGGCTGCCATTCCTCACAG ATGTCGCGTGAACGAATGTGGAGAAGACAGTAAACTCGTTGACACATTTGAACCTGATTGGATCACAAACGCGATCCCAGAAACTAGTTCGGGGTTATCCAGCTGTTCTCGGTTCAGACCTCGCAATAACATCGTCAATGGCAGCTTGGATTACTGCCCTGCAACTCTGTTTGATCAGTCGGTGTCTGTCGATTGTGATGCTTTTGTCTATGCGAGAGATAACTCCGTTGTTTATGAT TTTGACCTTGGCTGTCAGGAATGGCTAAGAGTACTCGCCGGAACGCTCAACAGCGTGGGAACTCTTCTAGTTCTCCCTATAACTGGCTACATCTCCGATAGATTCGGCCGAAGGGTCGCGTTAGTTATTAGCGTCTTCAACTTGGCTCTCATCGGTCTCATCAGAGCCTTCTCTGTAAACTACAACATGTACCTGGCTTTGCAAATCTTGCAGACTACATTGGGCGCAGGAACCTTTAGTTCTGCATATGTTTTCG CTGCTGAACTTGTGGGACCAAAGTATAGAGTGCTTGCCAGCGCCACGTCCTCATCCATGTTTGCGGTAGGCCAAGTGATTCTGGGAGGAGTCGCCTGGCTCATCCAACCATGGAGATACTTGATCATGGCACTTCATATACCCTGTTTTTTGATCATATCCTATTACTGGATACTGTCCGAGAGCATACGATGGCTCTTATCGAAACAAAGGTTTATGGAAGCTAGGCAGATTTTGGAGAAAATTGCAAGAGTAAATAAGAAACAGATAAGTGAGAAGTCAATGGAGGGATTGCTGACTCCGCCTCTTGTTACTGAGAAAACGATAGAG GCAAATCAACGTGGCCTCGTGAGTACCATCGTCAAGTCTCCCATTTTACTGCGACGAGTGTGCACTACGCCAATCTGGTGGATCACCACGACGTTCGTCTACTATGGTCTCTCAATCAACTCTACTAGCCTCTCCGACACCATGTACCTTAACTACATATTGACCTGTGCCATCGAAATTCCTGGTTTCTACACCGCTGTCTTCATTTTGGACAGAATTGGAAGAAAACCTACGCTCTCCGGCGGTTTCTTCTTCAGCGCAATTTGCAATATTGCCTTCGTATTCATTCCTGCTG ATTTGAACGTGCTCCGCCTGATCGTGTACTTGGCCGGCAAGTTCGGCATTTCCCTCGTGTTTACGTCTCTCTACCTCTTCACATCCGAGCTGTATCCGACCGAGTTCCGTCACACGTTGCTCGCTTTCTCCTCTATGATCGGAAGAATTGGATCTATTACAGCGCCACTTACTCCAGTACTT ATGGACTACTGGCACGGTATTCCCTCCATGATGTTTGGAGGTATGGCCATCATCTCCGGTATACTGGTGCTCACTCAGCCGGAGACTCTGGGCACCAAGATGCCGGACACCCTCGCAGAGGCGGAGGCCCTCGGACGCAAGTGA